The Euphorbia lathyris chromosome 8, ddEupLath1.1, whole genome shotgun sequence genome has a window encoding:
- the LOC136203406 gene encoding uncharacterized vacuolar membrane protein YML018C yields the protein MNLKYRAGLFLIAAVVIIWVTSAEVTQDIFTDYKQPFAVTYLGASLMVVYLPIAFLKDWICKILKRRSSKSGKASGTINESSDGLSSPLKIFEMELQGTLTRKDSEADFSAQEEGKPLVSRFKDDSNVLKHDKELTTREIATYGFYIAPIWFVTEYLSNAALARTSVASTTVLSSTSGLFTLFIGVMLGQDTLNAAKVAAVFVSMAGVAMTTLGKTWAADESQLNSSMNGKRSLVGDLFGLLSAVSYGLFTVLLKKFSGEEGERVDVQKLFGYIGLFTLVALWWLVWPLTALGIEPKFTIPHSAKLDEVVLANGFVGSVLSDYFWALCVVWTTPLVATLGMSLTIPLAMVADMVIHGRHYSAIYILGSAQVFAGFMIANLSDWFSRKLGL from the exons ATGAATTTGAAATATAGAGCTGGGTTGTTCTTAATAGCTGCTGTTGTTATTATATGGGTCACCTCTGCAGAAGTTACCCAG GATATCTTCACTGATTATAAGCAACCCTTTGCTGTAACGTATCTTGGAGCTTCTTTAATGGTAGTTTACCTCCCAATAGCATTTCTTAAAGACTGGATATGTAAGATACTTAAGCGTCGTTCATCTAAAAGTGGTAAAGCTTCAGGAACCATAAACGAGTCTTCTGATGGATTAAGCTCCCCTCTTAAAATTTTTGAAATGGAACTTCAGGGAACTTTGACTAGAAAAGACAGTGAAGCAGATTTTTCAGCTCAAGAAGAGGGAAAGCCTTTGGTTTCTAGATTCAAAGATGATTCAAATGTGTTGAAACATGACAAAGAGCTCACAACAAGAGAAATTGCTACTTATGGTTTCTATATTGCCCCAATTTGGTTCGTTACAGAG TATTTATCAAATGCTGCACTTGCACGTACAAGTGTAGCCAGTACAACAGTTTTGTCATCAACATCAGGACTTTTTACTCTTTTCATCGGTGTGATGCTGGGCCAAGATACTCTAAATGCTGCGAAAGTAGCTGCCGTCTTTGTGAGCATGGCTGGTGTTGCCATGACTACCTTAGGAAAAACTTGGGCTGCAGATGAGTCTCAACTCAATTCTTCCAT GAATGGGAAGCGCTCTCTTGTTGGGGATCTTTTTGGCCTTCTCTCAGCCGTGTCATACGGACTTTTTACAG TGCTTCTTAAGAAGTTTTCTGGTGAAGAAGGAGAAAGGGTTGATGTGCAAAAGTTATTCGGATACATTGGACTGTTCACGCTTGTAGCTCTATGGTGGCTTG TTTGGCCACTGACTGCATTGGGAATAGAACCCAAGTTTACAATCCCTCACTCTGCCAAGTTAGATGAAGTTGTTCTTGCAAATGGCTTTGTCGGAAGTGTCCTTTCCGACTACTTTTG GGCATTATGTGTTGTGTGGACAACTCCTCTTGTGGCCACTCTGGGTATGTCACTCACCATTCCTCTTGCTATGGTGGCTGATATGGTGATTCATGGTCGTCACTATTCCGCAATTTACATTCTTGGCTCTGCTCAG
- the LOC136202700 gene encoding bifunctional purple acid phosphatase 26-like isoform X3: protein MPPFFQFPLLLLLLIFSFPENGCAGITSSFIRSEWPSTDIPLNSEEFAMPGGHNAPQQVHITQGDYDGKAVIISWVTADELGSSIVEYGKSEKRYEFSSMGTVMNYTFYKYKSGYLHHCLVDGLEYDTKYYYKIGESDSSREFWFRTPPKIGPDVPYTFGIIGDLGQTYNSLSTLKHYMQSNGQTVLFVGDLSYADRYQYNDVGIRWDSWGRLIEPIAAYQPWIWSAGNHEIEYMPTMGELIPFKSYLHRFPTPYTASKSSNPLWYAVRRASAHIIVLSSYSPYVKYTPQWRWLIEELKRVDRKQTPWLIVLMHVPLYSSNLAHYMEGESMRAVFERLLVRFRVDLVFAGHVHAYERSYRISNIHYNVSNGDRFPIPDKSAPVYITVGDGGNQEGLAESYGHSTLEIKNRTHAIYQWNRNDDGKKEPTDSVIFLNQYWASNLHRRRHFRAGGR from the exons ATGCCGCCATTTTTTCAATTCCCACTACTTCTCCTTCTTCTGATCTTCAGTTTCCCAGAAAATGGATGTGCAGGAATCACCAGCAGTTTTATCCGCTCCGAATGGCCATCCACTGATATCCCTCTTAACAGTGAAGAATTTGCAATGCCAGGAGGTCATAATGCGCCTCAGCAA gTGCATATTACTCAAGGCGATTATGATGGTAAAGCTGTGATAATTTCGTGGGTAACTGCTGATGAATTGGGTTCTAGTATTGTGGAATATGGTAAATCTGAGAAGAGATATGAGTTCAGTTCTATGGGTACTGTGATGAATTACACGTTTTATAAGTACAAGTCTGGGTATCTTCATCATTGTCTTGTTGATGGTCTTGAG TATGACACCAAGTACTATTACAAGATAGGGGAGAGTGATTCTTCTCGCGAATTTTGGTTTCGAACACCTCCAAAGATTGGTCCTGATGTTCCTTATACTTTTGGAATAATTG GTGATTTGGGTCAAACATATAACTCTCTTTCCACCCTGAAGCATTACATGCAGAGTAATGGACAGACTGTGTTATTTGTTGGTGATCTATCATATGCTGATAGATATCAATATAATGATGTTGGTATTAGATGGGACTCTTGGGGCCGTCTGATCGAGCCTATTGCTGCATATCAACCATGGATTTGGTCTGCTGGGAATCATGAGATAGAATACATGCCAACAATG GGGGAGCTTATTCCATTCAAGTCATATCTACATAGATTTCCTACTCCCTACACTGCCTCAAAAAGCAGCAACCCTCTTTGGTATGCTGTACGTCGTGCATCCGCTCACATCATTGTCCTCTCTAGCTATTCTCCATATG TGAAATATACTCCTCAGTGGAGATGGCTTATAGAGGAGTTAAAAAGAGTGGACAGAAAGCAGACACCTTGGCTTATTGTGCTTATGCATGTTCCGCTGTACAGTAGTAACCTAGCTCACTACATGGAAGGCGAAAGCATGCGTGCTGTGTTTGAGAGATTGCTTGTCCGTTTCAGAGTTGACCTCGTTTTTGCTGGCCATGTCCATGCTTATGAAAGATCA TATCGGATATCAAATATACACTACAATGTGTCAAACGGTGATCGGTTTCCTATACCTGACAAATCAGCACCGGTTTACATAACAGTAGGAGATGGAGGGAATCAGGAAGGTCTTGCTGAGAG TTATGGTCATTCAACCTTGGAGATCAAGAACAGAACTCATGCAATCTACCAGTGGAACCGAAATGATGATGGAAAAAAAGAACCAACTGATTCAGTAATATTCCTCAATCAATACTG
- the LOC136202700 gene encoding bifunctional purple acid phosphatase 26-like isoform X1 produces the protein MPPFFQFPLLLLLLIFSFPENGCAGITSSFIRSEWPSTDIPLNSEEFAMPGGHNAPQQVHITQGDYDGKAVIISWVTADELGSSIVEYGKSEKRYEFSSMGTVMNYTFYKYKSGYLHHCLVDGLEYDTKYYYKIGESDSSREFWFRTPPKIGPDVPYTFGIIGDLGQTYNSLSTLKHYMQSNGQTVLFVGDLSYADRYQYNDVGIRWDSWGRLIEPIAAYQPWIWSAGNHEIEYMPTMGELIPFKSYLHRFPTPYTASKSSNPLWYAVRRASAHIIVLSSYSPYVKYTPQWRWLIEELKRVDRKQTPWLIVLMHVPLYSSNLAHYMEGESMRAVFERLLVRFRVDLVFAGHVHAYERSYRISNIHYNVSNGDRFPIPDKSAPVYITVGDGGNQEGLAERFWLRFLDQQPDYSAFREASYGHSTLEIKNRTHAIYQWNRNDDGKKEPTDSVIFLNQYWASNLHRRRHFRAGGR, from the exons ATGCCGCCATTTTTTCAATTCCCACTACTTCTCCTTCTTCTGATCTTCAGTTTCCCAGAAAATGGATGTGCAGGAATCACCAGCAGTTTTATCCGCTCCGAATGGCCATCCACTGATATCCCTCTTAACAGTGAAGAATTTGCAATGCCAGGAGGTCATAATGCGCCTCAGCAA gTGCATATTACTCAAGGCGATTATGATGGTAAAGCTGTGATAATTTCGTGGGTAACTGCTGATGAATTGGGTTCTAGTATTGTGGAATATGGTAAATCTGAGAAGAGATATGAGTTCAGTTCTATGGGTACTGTGATGAATTACACGTTTTATAAGTACAAGTCTGGGTATCTTCATCATTGTCTTGTTGATGGTCTTGAG TATGACACCAAGTACTATTACAAGATAGGGGAGAGTGATTCTTCTCGCGAATTTTGGTTTCGAACACCTCCAAAGATTGGTCCTGATGTTCCTTATACTTTTGGAATAATTG GTGATTTGGGTCAAACATATAACTCTCTTTCCACCCTGAAGCATTACATGCAGAGTAATGGACAGACTGTGTTATTTGTTGGTGATCTATCATATGCTGATAGATATCAATATAATGATGTTGGTATTAGATGGGACTCTTGGGGCCGTCTGATCGAGCCTATTGCTGCATATCAACCATGGATTTGGTCTGCTGGGAATCATGAGATAGAATACATGCCAACAATG GGGGAGCTTATTCCATTCAAGTCATATCTACATAGATTTCCTACTCCCTACACTGCCTCAAAAAGCAGCAACCCTCTTTGGTATGCTGTACGTCGTGCATCCGCTCACATCATTGTCCTCTCTAGCTATTCTCCATATG TGAAATATACTCCTCAGTGGAGATGGCTTATAGAGGAGTTAAAAAGAGTGGACAGAAAGCAGACACCTTGGCTTATTGTGCTTATGCATGTTCCGCTGTACAGTAGTAACCTAGCTCACTACATGGAAGGCGAAAGCATGCGTGCTGTGTTTGAGAGATTGCTTGTCCGTTTCAGAGTTGACCTCGTTTTTGCTGGCCATGTCCATGCTTATGAAAGATCA TATCGGATATCAAATATACACTACAATGTGTCAAACGGTGATCGGTTTCCTATACCTGACAAATCAGCACCGGTTTACATAACAGTAGGAGATGGAGGGAATCAGGAAGGTCTTGCTGAGAG GTTTTGGCTTAGGTTTTTGGACCAACAACCTGATTATTCTGCCTTCCGTGAGGCCAGTTATGGTCATTCAACCTTGGAGATCAAGAACAGAACTCATGCAATCTACCAGTGGAACCGAAATGATGATGGAAAAAAAGAACCAACTGATTCAGTAATATTCCTCAATCAATACTG
- the LOC136202700 gene encoding bifunctional purple acid phosphatase 26-like isoform X2: MPPFFQFPLLLLLLIFSFPENGCAGITSSFIRSEWPSTDIPLNSEEFAMPGGHNAPQQVHITQGDYDGKAVIISWVTADELGSSIVEYGKSEKRYEFSSMGTVMNYTFYKYKSGYLHHCLVDGLEYDTKYYYKIGESDSSREFWFRTPPKIGPDVPYTFGIIGDLGQTYNSLSTLKHYMQSNGQTVLFVGDLSYADRYQYNDVGIRWDSWGRLIEPIAAYQPWIWSAGNHEIEYMPTMGELIPFKSYLHRFPTPYTASKSSNPLWYAVRRASAHIIVLSSYSPYVKYTPQWRWLIEELKRVDRKQTPWLIVLMHVPLYSSNLAHYMEGESMRAVFERLLVRFRVDLVFAGHVHAYERSYRISNIHYNVSNGDRFPIPDKSAPVYITVGDGGNQEGLAERFLDQQPDYSAFREASYGHSTLEIKNRTHAIYQWNRNDDGKKEPTDSVIFLNQYWASNLHRRRHFRAGGR; this comes from the exons ATGCCGCCATTTTTTCAATTCCCACTACTTCTCCTTCTTCTGATCTTCAGTTTCCCAGAAAATGGATGTGCAGGAATCACCAGCAGTTTTATCCGCTCCGAATGGCCATCCACTGATATCCCTCTTAACAGTGAAGAATTTGCAATGCCAGGAGGTCATAATGCGCCTCAGCAA gTGCATATTACTCAAGGCGATTATGATGGTAAAGCTGTGATAATTTCGTGGGTAACTGCTGATGAATTGGGTTCTAGTATTGTGGAATATGGTAAATCTGAGAAGAGATATGAGTTCAGTTCTATGGGTACTGTGATGAATTACACGTTTTATAAGTACAAGTCTGGGTATCTTCATCATTGTCTTGTTGATGGTCTTGAG TATGACACCAAGTACTATTACAAGATAGGGGAGAGTGATTCTTCTCGCGAATTTTGGTTTCGAACACCTCCAAAGATTGGTCCTGATGTTCCTTATACTTTTGGAATAATTG GTGATTTGGGTCAAACATATAACTCTCTTTCCACCCTGAAGCATTACATGCAGAGTAATGGACAGACTGTGTTATTTGTTGGTGATCTATCATATGCTGATAGATATCAATATAATGATGTTGGTATTAGATGGGACTCTTGGGGCCGTCTGATCGAGCCTATTGCTGCATATCAACCATGGATTTGGTCTGCTGGGAATCATGAGATAGAATACATGCCAACAATG GGGGAGCTTATTCCATTCAAGTCATATCTACATAGATTTCCTACTCCCTACACTGCCTCAAAAAGCAGCAACCCTCTTTGGTATGCTGTACGTCGTGCATCCGCTCACATCATTGTCCTCTCTAGCTATTCTCCATATG TGAAATATACTCCTCAGTGGAGATGGCTTATAGAGGAGTTAAAAAGAGTGGACAGAAAGCAGACACCTTGGCTTATTGTGCTTATGCATGTTCCGCTGTACAGTAGTAACCTAGCTCACTACATGGAAGGCGAAAGCATGCGTGCTGTGTTTGAGAGATTGCTTGTCCGTTTCAGAGTTGACCTCGTTTTTGCTGGCCATGTCCATGCTTATGAAAGATCA TATCGGATATCAAATATACACTACAATGTGTCAAACGGTGATCGGTTTCCTATACCTGACAAATCAGCACCGGTTTACATAACAGTAGGAGATGGAGGGAATCAGGAAGGTCTTGCTGAGAG GTTTTTGGACCAACAACCTGATTATTCTGCCTTCCGTGAGGCCAGTTATGGTCATTCAACCTTGGAGATCAAGAACAGAACTCATGCAATCTACCAGTGGAACCGAAATGATGATGGAAAAAAAGAACCAACTGATTCAGTAATATTCCTCAATCAATACTG